From Rhodamnia argentea isolate NSW1041297 chromosome 10, ASM2092103v1, whole genome shotgun sequence, a single genomic window includes:
- the LOC115742744 gene encoding D-xylose-proton symporter-like 2, with protein MESDPERPTLSSLGKEGKSSGEIGEAQEPLINGTHGIPENYSVAAAVLPFLFPALGGLLYGYDIGATSCATISVESATLSGITWYDLSSVQIGLITSGSLYGALIGSVVAFNIADFLGRRRELILASVLYLVGALVTALAPDFAVMVVGRFVFGIGIGLAMHAAPMYIAETAPTPIRGRLISLKEFFIVLGMVAGYGIGSLLVDIVAGWRYMYGASTPLAVIMGIGMWWLPSSPRWLLLRAIQGKGNMQELKENAINCLRRLRGPVIGDSAPEQVNEVMEELAYVGEEKQVTFSEMFRGKCLKALTIGAGVVLFQQITGQPSVLYYAASILQSAGFSAASDATRVSILLGLLKLIMTGVAVLVVDRVGRRPLLLGGVSGMFVSLFLLGSYYLFLDDVPAAAVVGLLLYVGCYQLSFGPIGWLLISEIFPLRLRGRGLSIAVLVNFGANALVTFAFSPLVELLGSGILFYGFGVITLVALLFIFFIVPETKGLTLEEIEAKCL; from the exons ATGGAGTCTGATCCTGAGCGGCCCACTCTATCCTCTCTCGGAAAG GAGGGGAAGTCGTCGGGCGAGATTGGTGAAGCTCAGGAGCCTCTGATCAATGGCACTCACGGGATTCCAGAAAACTACTCTGTTGCTGCTGCAGTTCTCCC ATTTCTATTCCCTGCTCTTGGAGGACTGCTGTATGGTTATGATATCGGTGCCACTTCTTGTGCGACCATTTCTGTCGAG TCAGCCACATTGAGTGGGATAACATGGTATGACTTGTCTTCTGTACAGATTGGTCTCATT ACTAGTGGCTCTCTATATGGGGCTTTGATTGGCTCTGTTGTGGCCTTCAATATCGCCGACTTTCTAG GGAGAAGAAGGGAACTTATTCTGGCTTCAGTCCTGTATCTCGTTGGAGCTCTTGTAACAGCATTAGCGCCGGATTTCGCTGTTATGGTGGTTGGGCGCTTTGTGTTCGGTATAGGAATTGGACTG GCTATGCACGCTGCTCCTATGTACATTGCTGAGACAGCTCCAACTCCGATACGTGGTCGGCTTATATCTCTCAAGGAGTTCTTTATTGTTCTTGGGATGGTT GCAGGATATGGGATCGGTTCCCTCTTAGTTGATATTGTTGCCGGGTGGCGTTACATGTATGGAGCTAGCACTCCTTTGGCAGTTATAATGGGAATAGGAATGTGGTGGCTGCCATCATCACCTAGATGGCTACTATTGCGCGCCATACAGGGCAAAGGCAACATGCAGGAACTGAAAGAAAATGCCATAAATTGTTTGCGCCGGCTTAGGGGCCCAGTTATTGGTGATTCTGCCCCAGAGCAAGTTAATGAGGTCATGGAAGAGCTTGCGTACGTTGGAGAAGAAAAACAAGTTACGTTCAGTGAAATGTTCCGGGGGAAATGCTTGAAAGCTCTTACCATTGGTGCTGGAGTTGTCTTGTTCCAGCAG ATTACAGGGCAACCTAGTGTGCTTTATTATGCAGCGTCGATCCTTCAG AGTGCAGGGTTCTCTGCTGCATCTGATGCAACACGGGTGTCCATTCTTTTAGGACTCTTGAAG CTCATAATGACGGGTGTAGCTGTTCTTGTTGTTGATAGAGTCGGAAGGAGACCCTTACTGCTTGGGGGCGTTTCAGGGATG TTTGTCTCTTTATTCCTTCTTGGATCATACTACCTTTTCCTGGATGATGTACCGGCCGCTGCTGTTGTCGGTTTGCTCTTATATGTTGGTTGTTATCAG TTATCTTTTGGACCTATAGGTTGGCTGTTGATTTCGGAGATTTTCCCTTTGCGCCTAAGAGGGCGAGGACTCAGCATTGCCGTGCTCGTGAATTTTGGTGCAAATGCATTGGTgacttttgcattttctcctttAGTG GAATTGCTGGGATCTGGAATCTTGTTCTATGGATTTGGAGTGATAACTCTGGTGGCCCTACTGTTCATATTCTTCATCGTGCCGGAGACCAAGGGGCTCACTCTTGAGGAAATCGAGGCAAAATGCTTATAG
- the LOC115742752 gene encoding ER lumen protein-retaining receptor B-like, translating into MNVFRLAGDMTHLLSIVVLLLKIRTTKSCAGISLKTQELYVIVFLARYLDLFTRYVSFYNTAMKLFFIGTSVAIVWYMRYHKVVKQTYSREEDTFKHYVLVLVCFILAILIPLAFTVTEILWTYSIYLEAVAILPQLVLLQRSSNIDNLTGSYVFLLGAYRALYLVNWVYRFFTETHKIRWIPWVSGLVQTALYADFFYFYIKSWKNHEKLKLPS; encoded by the exons ATGAACGTATTCAGGTTAGCAGGAGACATGACCCACCTCCTCAGCATAGTGGTGCTTCTTCTCAAGATTCGCACCACCAAGTCCTGTGCCG GTATTTCACTCAAGACTCAAGAACTGTATGTCATCGTCTTCTTGGCACGCTACCTCGATTTGTTCACGAGGTACGTCTCTTTCTACAACACAGCAATGAAGCTCTTCTTTATCGGGACTTCAGTTGCCATAGTCTGGTACATGAGGTACCATAAAGTAGTGAAGCAGACTTATTCCCGGGAAGAAGACACATTCAAACATTATGTTCTGGTTCTCGTGTGCTTCATTTTGGCAATCTTGATTCCCCTTGCTTTCACCGTGACTGAG ATTCTCTGGACATATTCAATATATCTTGAAGCAGTGGCAATCTTGCCGCAACTGGTGTTACTGCAGAGGTCAAGCAACATCGACAACTTAACAGGAAGCTATGTCTTTCTTCTTGG TGCCTATCGAGCCTTGTATCTTGTTAACTGGGTATATCGGTTCTTCACGGAGACGCACAAAATACGCTGGATTC CTTGGGTATCGGGGCTTGTCCAGACAGCCCTTTATGcagatttcttttacttttacatTAAAAG TTGGAAAAATCATGAGAAGTTGAAGCTTCCCTCATGA